The Methanohalophilus portucalensis genome window below encodes:
- a CDS encoding flavodoxin family protein, producing the protein MKVVGFVGSPRKGGNTDVLVQQVLDGSSEAGADVRKFNINEMNFTGCQACGYCKAHERCKLDDDMEKALDAIIDAYGIVFGSPIYFGQFTGQARSFIDRFYSLINPDFSPRINAGKKLVLVGSQGFPEKDQYKPVFDEFGGLMNQFFGMENKNTLLAAGYYEPGAVKSNTELMDEAKVSGKTLFE; encoded by the coding sequence ATGAAAGTGGTAGGTTTTGTAGGCAGTCCCCGTAAGGGCGGTAATACAGATGTCCTCGTACAGCAAGTTCTTGACGGATCTTCTGAAGCCGGTGCAGATGTCAGAAAATTCAATATCAATGAAATGAATTTTACGGGATGTCAGGCATGTGGCTACTGTAAAGCCCATGAAAGATGCAAACTTGATGATGATATGGAAAAGGCTCTGGACGCAATCATAGATGCTTATGGTATTGTTTTTGGCTCACCCATCTATTTCGGCCAGTTCACGGGTCAGGCACGTTCATTCATAGACCGGTTCTACTCTCTTATCAACCCTGATTTTTCTCCACGTATCAATGCCGGTAAGAAACTTGTATTGGTGGGTTCTCAGGGATTTCCTGAAAAGGACCAGTACAAACCGGTATTTGATGAATTCGGTGGACTGATGAACCAGTTTTTCGGAATGGAAAATAAGAATACATTGCTTGCTGCCGGTTATTATGAACCGGGTGCAGTGAAAAGTAACACTGAATTAATGGATGAAGCAAAAGTCTCTGGAAAAACTTTGTTTGAATAA
- a CDS encoding type II toxin-antitoxin system HicA family toxin — MPKLNPVDWRILVKRLRELGFEGPYSGGKHPFMVKGDLVLTIPNPHKGKIGVALLKKILKQAKIPRDKWLETN; from the coding sequence TTGCCTAAGCTAAATCCTGTAGACTGGAGAATCCTTGTAAAAAGACTCAGAGAATTGGGTTTTGAGGGGCCCTATTCCGGAGGAAAGCATCCGTTTATGGTAAAAGGCGATCTTGTTTTAACCATACCAAATCCACACAAAGGGAAAATTGGTGTGGCTTTACTAAAAAAGATTCTTAAACAGGCCAAAATCCCCAGGGACAAATGGCTTGAAACAAATTAA
- a CDS encoding DUF433 domain-containing protein, whose product MVISDRIVIIQDICAGKPAIKGTRISVDFIIELLESNWTFDGILENYPQLEKEDILAVVRYVS is encoded by the coding sequence ATGGTCATCAGTGATAGGATAGTTATCATTCAAGATATTTGTGCAGGCAAACCTGCAATTAAAGGAACCAGGATATCCGTAGATTTTATAATAGAACTTCTGGAAAGCAACTGGACATTTGATGGTATTCTGGAAAACTATCCCCAACTTGAAAAAGAAGATATTCTTGCAGTAGTAAGATATGTTTCTTAA
- a CDS encoding MFS transporter produces the protein MTDNFQDQYSKFLYIWFGQFISIIGTGLTIFALGVYVYQLTGTASSYVFILMCAFLPPILLKPYGGILADRHDRRIMMVFGDLGSTLGLLFIFFMMVKGNIELWQVYLGISVSSIFAAFQEPAYKALVTDLLTRDQYAKASGLMQLASSAQYLLSPFLAGVLLSLLDIKFIFLIDVSTLLIASFIVIWIRKVLGEIPVKRQETNFMEEFKEGFQEFSKNKGVVHLVITTMIVLFFVGLLQSLFVPMLLNLESVKTVGISQSLCASGMIIGSLFIGIFGSRSGHVTMLSIALFLSGLFFAGLGFSANIILITLAGFLFFAMLPFINTPIEVLIRTNIDNQKQGRVWSIISTTTYVGSILAFAVAGFLADYVFDPLLKPDGMLADSIGSLIGTGAGRGIALMFIASGLMISVISLFIWKNSRIKGLEDVEKQNNVVPLQL, from the coding sequence ATGACGGATAATTTCCAGGATCAGTATTCCAAATTTCTCTATATCTGGTTTGGCCAGTTCATATCAATAATCGGAACCGGCCTTACGATTTTTGCACTGGGCGTATATGTATACCAGCTAACGGGTACGGCTTCAAGTTACGTCTTTATCCTGATGTGTGCATTCCTGCCTCCTATATTACTGAAACCCTACGGTGGTATACTGGCCGATCGCCATGATCGACGCATAATGATGGTGTTTGGAGATCTTGGTTCAACCCTGGGCCTCCTTTTCATCTTTTTCATGATGGTTAAAGGCAATATAGAACTCTGGCAGGTCTATCTGGGTATCTCTGTAAGTTCCATTTTTGCAGCTTTTCAGGAACCAGCCTACAAGGCACTTGTCACTGATCTTTTGACCAGGGACCAGTATGCTAAAGCAAGCGGACTGATGCAGCTGGCAAGTTCGGCCCAGTATCTGCTATCTCCATTTCTGGCCGGTGTATTGCTTTCTTTATTAGATATCAAATTCATATTCCTGATCGATGTTTCCACCCTCCTGATAGCCAGTTTCATTGTGATCTGGATCAGAAAAGTCCTGGGTGAAATTCCTGTTAAACGTCAGGAAACAAATTTCATGGAAGAGTTTAAAGAAGGTTTCCAGGAGTTTTCCAAGAATAAAGGTGTGGTGCATCTTGTAATTACCACCATGATAGTACTCTTTTTTGTTGGCCTGCTCCAATCTCTCTTTGTCCCAATGCTGCTGAACTTGGAATCAGTTAAAACTGTGGGAATCTCCCAGTCACTCTGTGCATCGGGAATGATAATTGGAAGTCTCTTTATCGGGATATTTGGAAGCAGGAGCGGCCATGTGACAATGTTGTCGATTGCTCTTTTCCTGTCAGGTTTATTCTTTGCAGGGCTGGGTTTCTCAGCAAATATAATCCTGATTACCCTGGCGGGCTTTTTGTTCTTTGCAATGCTGCCTTTCATAAACACCCCGATCGAGGTTTTGATCAGGACAAATATTGATAATCAAAAACAGGGGCGAGTCTGGTCAATCATCTCAACGACAACCTATGTTGGTTCGATACTTGCTTTTGCTGTAGCAGGTTTTCTGGCAGATTATGTATTCGATCCCCTGCTAAAACCAGACGGTATGCTTGCGGATTCTATTGGCTCCCTTATAGGAACCGGAGCTGGCAGGGGAATTGCTTTAATGTTCATTGCATCCGGGCTGATGATTTCGGTAATTTCTCTGTTCATCTGGAAGAATAGCCGGATAAAAGGGCTGGAAGATGTCGAAAAGCAAAATAATGTAGTGCCTTTGCAATTATAA
- the mmrce1 gene encoding MmRce1 family CPBP family CAAX prenyl protease, with protein sequence MIPNYNYKPGIYYLSTFIVTYILWFSGAYASFQDELSGLYMLLMLPGLMAPFLISLVMIFRSKNADLKRDFVNRLTNIRLIRPGILPVFFLLMPLSVVVSIFISLFFGGSMSQFQLAEGFSFSTGFVPVLLLLLLAAGFEELGWRGYAFDSLQSRHTYFKASVIFSVLWSLWHFPLIFVNNSYQYEIFQESFWYGLNFFVSIIPLGMIISWICIKNGKSIIAAIVFHFIVNMSQEILDITQTTKCIQTAVLLIVTIVLIAYDREMFFSRAHLGKRSI encoded by the coding sequence ATGATACCTAACTACAATTACAAACCAGGGATTTATTATCTTTCAACTTTTATCGTAACCTATATTCTCTGGTTTTCGGGAGCCTATGCAAGTTTTCAGGATGAGCTGAGCGGTCTGTATATGCTTCTAATGCTCCCCGGGCTTATGGCGCCTTTTCTGATATCGCTTGTTATGATTTTCAGATCTAAAAATGCAGATCTTAAAAGGGATTTTGTTAACAGGTTGACGAATATCAGATTAATACGGCCGGGGATTTTGCCTGTTTTCTTCCTTCTAATGCCTCTGTCAGTTGTGGTATCTATTTTTATTTCCCTGTTCTTCGGAGGATCGATGTCACAATTTCAGCTGGCTGAAGGTTTCTCTTTCTCGACTGGCTTTGTTCCTGTTCTGCTGCTTCTTTTACTTGCAGCGGGTTTTGAGGAACTGGGATGGCGAGGCTATGCTTTTGACAGTCTGCAGAGCCGACACACCTATTTCAAGGCATCAGTCATTTTCAGTGTACTCTGGTCCCTCTGGCACTTCCCGCTGATATTTGTGAACAATTCCTATCAGTATGAGATATTCCAGGAAAGTTTCTGGTACGGTTTGAACTTCTTTGTCAGCATCATACCCCTGGGAATGATAATCAGCTGGATATGTATCAAGAACGGCAAAAGTATCATTGCTGCAATTGTTTTCCATTTTATCGTGAATATGTCCCAGGAGATACTGGATATAACCCAAACCACGAAATGTATTCAAACTGCAGTTCTTCTCATTGTAACTATTGTGCTGATTGCATATGACAGGGAAATGTTCTTTTCCAGAGCCCATCTTGGAAAAAGAAGTATCTGA
- a CDS encoding type II toxin-antitoxin system HicB family antitoxin produces the protein MLIEYIQAALDRAKYEIIEDEEEPYYGEIPELEGVWATGTSLEECRKNLEEIIEEWLILRLRRNLPIPPLGNHTIDDLGEFAVA, from the coding sequence ATGTTGATCGAATATATACAGGCAGCCCTTGACAGAGCCAAATATGAGATAATTGAAGATGAAGAGGAGCCTTACTATGGAGAAATACCTGAACTGGAAGGAGTCTGGGCAACAGGTACGTCCCTTGAAGAATGCCGTAAGAATCTGGAGGAAATCATAGAGGAGTGGCTCATTTTAAGATTGCGTAGAAATCTCCCCATTCCACCCCTTGGCAACCATACAATAGACGATCTCGGAGAATTTGCCGTTGCCTAA
- a CDS encoding nucleotidyltransferase family protein, whose amino-acid sequence MFGSYARGEEKPGSDVDVLVDFDSHPV is encoded by the coding sequence ATCTTCGGATCCTATGCCAGGGGAGAAGAAAAGCCGGGAAGTGATGTTGATGTACTGGTTGATTTTGATAGCCACCCTGTTTGA
- a CDS encoding TrkH family potassium uptake protein has product MSGLRINVVLGAIGSILWIIGILMIIPFMVAVYYGEHLFPFSLSLTITLLIAFIFSLLLTEEKGEWNMREGFMIVALGWLTAAIFSSMPYIFEGTPPINALFEAMSGVTATGATALADIESYSKSLLFWRAMTQWVGGMGIIVLFIVILPKLGVAGRQMFRAEVPGLKEEQLRPRIRETATLLWFVYIGLSILEFILLYFAGLNAYDAITHTFTSISCAGFSTYSDSIAAFNNSTVEGIFVIFMILGGANIALHYKTIFSDRTSLVKDEEFRFYLIIILLATVVLAYTLTRGEVYAFTDSFRYSIFHVVSILTTTGYATVDFNMWPDSSRFILFLLMFIGGCAGSTSGGMKVVRVLLLMKYADNVLFKTIHTKAIRPIRFNHRRIPEEIMHAIVSFLIIYFMIFIASATLLSLMGVDFVTTLSASIATLGNVGPGLGLVGPMGNFGNLPDPGMLILTANMWIGRLEVFTVMVLLTPAFWKH; this is encoded by the coding sequence ATGAGTGGATTAAGGATTAACGTAGTTCTTGGCGCCATAGGTTCTATCCTGTGGATCATTGGTATTTTAATGATTATCCCATTCATGGTAGCCGTTTACTACGGAGAACATCTTTTTCCTTTTTCCCTTTCCCTGACAATCACCCTCCTGATTGCATTCATTTTTTCACTGTTGCTCACAGAGGAAAAAGGCGAATGGAACATGAGAGAGGGTTTCATGATCGTAGCTCTGGGCTGGCTTACCGCTGCGATCTTTTCTTCAATGCCCTACATCTTTGAAGGTACACCCCCGATTAATGCCCTTTTTGAAGCCATGTCAGGAGTAACTGCAACCGGTGCTACCGCTCTTGCAGATATTGAAAGTTATAGTAAAAGCCTCCTGTTCTGGAGGGCAATGACCCAATGGGTAGGTGGAATGGGTATCATTGTTCTCTTTATAGTGATCCTGCCAAAACTCGGGGTTGCGGGCAGGCAGATGTTTCGTGCAGAAGTCCCGGGCCTCAAAGAAGAACAACTGCGCCCCAGGATCAGAGAAACCGCAACTCTGCTCTGGTTTGTTTATATAGGATTGTCAATTCTCGAATTCATCTTACTGTATTTCGCAGGACTGAATGCTTACGATGCCATAACCCATACCTTCACTTCCATATCATGTGCAGGGTTCTCGACATATTCAGACAGTATAGCAGCTTTTAATAATTCCACCGTAGAAGGAATCTTCGTAATTTTCATGATCCTGGGCGGAGCCAACATTGCCCTGCATTACAAAACCATTTTTTCTGACAGGACAAGTCTGGTAAAAGATGAAGAGTTCCGGTTCTACCTGATTATTATTTTACTTGCAACCGTGGTCCTGGCATATACCCTCACCAGAGGTGAAGTATACGCATTTACTGATTCTTTCAGATACAGTATCTTCCATGTAGTATCCATACTGACAACCACGGGTTATGCTACTGTGGATTTTAACATGTGGCCGGACTCCTCCCGTTTTATCCTGTTTTTACTGATGTTTATTGGAGGATGTGCAGGTTCAACTTCCGGCGGAATGAAAGTAGTACGTGTATTGCTACTGATGAAATATGCAGATAATGTACTTTTTAAAACAATTCACACAAAAGCGATCAGACCCATTCGATTCAACCATAGAAGAATCCCCGAAGAGATCATGCATGCCATCGTTTCTTTTTTGATCATCTATTTCATGATTTTTATTGCAAGTGCAACACTGCTTTCCCTGATGGGAGTGGATTTTGTCACCACTCTCAGTGCTTCGATCGCAACCCTGGGGAATGTGGGACCGGGACTTGGGCTTGTGGGACCCATGGGCAATTTCGGAAATCTTCCGGACCCCGGGATGCTGATCCTTACTGCAAATATGTGGATCGGAAGACTCGAGGTTTTTACAGTAATGGTACTTCTTACACCTGCTTTCTGGAAACACTGA